Part of the Gimesia sp. genome, GAGATGTTCCTCGCAATGGATCTCATTAAGCTTGATCGTCTCGAATTCCGGCGGCGGCTCGGCACAGCAGGGCGGCAGATGTTCTCGTGAACTGTGCGCTCGATGCTTGTTGTAATAATCAACAAACTCCGAAACAAGATAATCGAGATGCCGTTGACCGAATGCGATGAAATGATTCAGGGCTTCGTATTTAATCGTTTGCACAAACCTTTCGATCCGGACATTCAGATTGGGAGATCGGATCGACAGCCTCTTCGGCTGGATGTCTTTGTTCTTTAGAAACTGCTTGAACTCAACTGAGAACTTCGTGTCTCGATCATGGATCAGGCAGGTTGGCCTCTCATCCCTGTTGGCAACGTGGTTTACGAACACTTTGGTCTGTTCCGTGACCCAGGCAGAATCCGGCCTTCGCGTTGAGGGTGTCACAAAGACTTCACGCGTCTAAAGATGCATGAAAACCAACACGTACAAATCGACAATCCCCCGAGGTGTCACGGCTCGTTTTGTAAAGAAATCGCAGGCCCAGAGTGTTTCCGCATGAGCTTTGAGAAACTGGTCCCAGGTTCCGGTACTTCGCTTCGGACTCGGTCCGACCTCTTCCTCCTTGATGATATTTTTCACAGTCTGACGGCAGACCTGGGAGATGCCGAGTTGACCTGCCTGAAAAACCTGTACCAGATCTTATGAAGGTTGGTTTAGGTAATTTCGCTGTGCAGTTGGAATGAGGGCGCAGCCCGATTGGAAACTGCACAGCGACTCGAAAACTCTGCCGGGGTAACATATCCCAGCGAACTGTGTGGGCGTTGTCTGTTGTAATCTTCCTTCCAGGCAGCCGTGAGCCTGCGGGCTGTTCCCAGACTCTCAAACACTTCGACTGCCAGGAATTCATCCCGGAATCGACTGTTGAAACTTTCCGCATAAACGTTTTCCTAGGGGGCTCCCGGCTCGATATATAACGAGTTAATCTCTAGTTGACTCAGCCAGCGTTGAATTGCCCAGGAGACAAATTCCGGACCATTGTCACTCCGGATGCACTGCGGCACTCCTCTGGAAGAAAACAGTTCAGCCAGAGTATCAAT contains:
- a CDS encoding integrase core domain-containing protein, which produces MTPSTRRPDSAWVTEQTKVFVNHVANRDERPTCLIHDRDTKFSVEFKQFLKNKDIQPKRLSIRSPNLNVRIERFVQTIKYEALNHFIAFGQRHLDYLVSEFVDYYNKHRAHSSREHLPPCCAEPPPEFETIKLNEIHCEEHLGGLIKSYKRIAA